A region from the Inhella inkyongensis genome encodes:
- a CDS encoding sulfite exporter TauE/SafE family protein produces MTELLLPAGVFLIALLYSSVGHAGASGYIAVMSLLSLAPAFIKPSALVLNILVASIASLQFWRAGHFRWALFWPFALAAVPLAFVGGTIDLPRQAFQWLLGAVLLYSAWRLMVQARQPLEVKPPHLPLALLAGGFIGLLSGLTGTGGGIFLTPLLLFAGWAAPKQAAAVSALFILLNSASGLSGWLVSGQSLPGGLLPLLLAAGAGGLVGSWLGARQLAPAGIKRFLALVLLIAGAKLLLS; encoded by the coding sequence ATGACCGAACTTCTGCTGCCGGCCGGCGTGTTCCTCATCGCCCTGCTTTATTCCTCGGTGGGCCATGCCGGCGCCTCGGGCTATATCGCGGTGATGAGCCTGCTGAGCCTGGCGCCCGCCTTCATCAAACCCAGTGCCTTGGTGTTGAACATCTTGGTGGCCAGCATTGCCAGCCTTCAGTTCTGGCGCGCCGGGCACTTTCGCTGGGCCTTGTTCTGGCCCTTTGCGCTGGCGGCCGTGCCGCTGGCCTTTGTGGGCGGCACCATCGACCTGCCGCGCCAAGCCTTTCAATGGCTGCTGGGCGCGGTGCTGCTCTATTCCGCCTGGCGACTGATGGTGCAGGCGCGCCAGCCGCTGGAGGTGAAGCCACCGCACCTGCCCCTGGCCTTATTGGCTGGCGGCTTCATCGGGTTGCTCTCGGGCCTGACCGGCACCGGCGGCGGCATCTTCCTGACGCCGCTGCTGCTGTTTGCCGGCTGGGCCGCGCCCAAGCAGGCGGCGGCGGTGTCGGCCCTCTTCATCCTGCTGAACTCGGCCTCGGGCCTGAGCGGCTGGTTGGTCAGTGGGCAGAGCCTGCCGGGGGGCTTGCTGCCCCTCTTGCTGGCGGCCGGCGCCGGGGGCCTGGTGGGCTCGTGGCTGGGGGCGCGCCAGCTGGCGCCGGCGGGCATCAAGCGCTTTCTGGCCCTGGTGCTGCTGATCGCCGGGGCCAAGCTCCTCCTGAGCTGA